From the bacterium genome, one window contains:
- a CDS encoding ATP-dependent Clp protease ATP-binding subunit — protein sequence MLPKDNHINFNRSYLSLLDKVEKQIQKPLFRFLIYLLTFIGAGGIFYLLIGICFWPSDTYLGLALLALLFFVLLEGYLGYYGFLKNYIGKVHFHSANLVDYLNLNLYRIFREESENIRVPELMLRLMQEKKVLLFLQRLELSPSWLKEILLKEKEPRFALKNLLEESLALAFSLGEKRVDELIVFLLLLEIFPLTASILHRQRIERKDLILLYRWFKNKKSKKIFQVRFTGGIARDWTIGYSPILDRFAVNLAYLKTAEWETLAHRELKEELENVLIQSRKGNVLLVGKPGIGKRSLVIALAQDLKKGICPFSLAYKRILEIKMEQVLTSGKDEAGIRSLFGEILNDVFRAGDVILYFDDFSVLCGGGRALGKANLIDLILPYLKHPAFQIIASISPGDYEHYIVQNQSLMESLNFIEIKEPNYIENFLILEGAALTLESKSQLFFSYLALRQIIELSERYFWQEPFPIKSIHLLEKISQKAVGRGVVFITKETVSRFFEEITKIKVGEVREEEKTILLHLEEILHERIVDQKEAIKLLAEAIRIRRAGIKQERKPMGSFLFLGPTGVGKTETAKAITEAYFGSEGAMVRFDMSEFQNKKDVYRFIGHFETNFPGELIEAVKQNPSGVILLDEFEKAHPDILNLFLQVLDEGFLTDVFGQKVYFTNHIIIATSSAGSNYLVELLKKYKNYKEVSKKLVDYLIQERVFRAELLNRFNKVIVFKPLGPKEIYQIAELKLAKLKEEIYRSKRIELEVAPEVLQKLAKAGFKPEFGARELERVIREKIESLVAQKIIQGQLKAGAKIVIRTKDL from the coding sequence ATGTTGCCTAAAGATAACCACATAAATTTTAATCGTTCCTACCTTTCCTTATTAGACAAGGTGGAGAAACAGATCCAGAAACCGCTTTTTAGATTTTTAATTTATCTTCTTACTTTTATTGGAGCAGGGGGGATTTTTTATCTCTTAATAGGAATCTGTTTTTGGCCTTCTGATACTTATCTTGGTTTAGCTTTGCTTGCCCTTTTGTTTTTTGTTCTTTTAGAGGGTTATCTTGGTTATTATGGCTTTTTGAAAAATTATATTGGAAAGGTTCATTTTCATTCAGCTAATCTTGTAGATTATCTTAATTTGAATCTCTATCGTATCTTCAGAGAAGAATCTGAAAATATAAGAGTGCCGGAGTTGATGTTAAGGCTGATGCAGGAAAAAAAGGTTTTGCTTTTTTTGCAGCGTTTGGAGCTTTCCCCTTCGTGGCTAAAAGAGATTTTACTCAAAGAGAAAGAGCCTCGCTTTGCTTTAAAAAATCTTTTAGAAGAGAGTTTGGCTTTGGCTTTTTCTTTAGGAGAAAAACGGGTGGATGAGCTAATAGTTTTTTTGCTTCTTTTAGAAATCTTCCCTTTGACAGCTTCTATCCTACATCGTCAGAGAATAGAGAGAAAAGATTTGATTTTGCTTTATCGTTGGTTTAAAAATAAAAAAAGCAAAAAGATTTTTCAGGTTAGATTTACTGGTGGTATTGCCCGTGACTGGACTATAGGTTATTCGCCAATACTGGATCGTTTTGCTGTAAATTTGGCTTATCTCAAGACGGCTGAGTGGGAAACCTTAGCTCACAGAGAGCTAAAAGAAGAGCTTGAAAATGTTTTGATTCAGAGCCGAAAAGGGAATGTGCTTTTAGTGGGCAAGCCGGGAATTGGCAAACGTTCCTTAGTGATTGCCTTGGCTCAAGATTTGAAAAAGGGGATCTGTCCTTTTTCTTTAGCTTATAAGCGTATTTTGGAGATTAAGATGGAACAGGTTTTGACCTCAGGTAAAGATGAGGCAGGCATCAGGTCTTTATTTGGGGAAATTTTAAATGATGTCTTTAGAGCCGGTGATGTAATTCTTTATTTTGATGATTTTTCTGTTCTTTGCGGAGGCGGCAGAGCTTTGGGTAAAGCCAACCTAATAGATTTGATTTTGCCCTATCTTAAGCACCCTGCTTTTCAAATAATTGCTTCTATTTCACCTGGGGATTATGAGCATTATATTGTCCAAAACCAATCATTGATGGAGAGTCTTAATTTTATTGAGATTAAGGAGCCAAATTACATTGAGAATTTTTTGATATTGGAAGGGGCAGCTTTGACTTTGGAGAGTAAAAGTCAGCTCTTTTTTAGCTATTTGGCTTTGCGTCAAATAATAGAGCTTTCAGAGCGTTATTTTTGGCAGGAGCCTTTTCCTATAAAATCTATCCATCTTTTAGAAAAGATTTCTCAAAAAGCTGTTGGCAGGGGTGTTGTTTTTATTACCAAGGAAACAGTAAGTAGGTTTTTTGAAGAGATAACTAAGATTAAAGTAGGTGAAGTAAGGGAAGAAGAAAAAACAATACTTTTACATTTAGAGGAGATTTTGCACGAGCGTATAGTTGACCAAAAAGAGGCAATAAAGCTTTTAGCTGAAGCTATCAGAATTAGGAGAGCAGGCATAAAGCAGGAACGCAAGCCAATGGGAAGCTTTCTTTTTCTAGGGCCTACAGGAGTAGGCAAAACTGAAACCGCCAAAGCTATAACTGAAGCTTATTTTGGTTCTGAAGGGGCGATGGTTAGATTTGATATGAGCGAATTTCAAAACAAAAAAGATGTTTACCGCTTTATTGGCCATTTTGAGACTAATTTTCCTGGTGAGTTGATAGAGGCAGTGAAACAAAACCCTTCAGGAGTAATACTTTTAGATGAATTCGAGAAGGCACATCCTGATATTTTGAATTTGTTTTTACAGGTTTTAGATGAAGGTTTTTTGACTGATGTTTTTGGCCAAAAGGTTTATTTTACCAACCATATTATCATAGCTACCTCAAGCGCTGGTTCTAACTATTTGGTAGAGTTGCTTAAAAAATACAAGAATTATAAGGAAGTTAGCAAGAAACTCGTTGATTACTTAATTCAAGAGAGAGTTTTTAGGGCAGAGTTATTGAATCGTTTTAACAAAGTGATAGTTTTTAAACCTCTCGGTCCCAAAGAGATTTACCAGATTGCTGAATTAAAATTGGCTAAGCTAAAGGAAGAGATTTACCGTTCCAAGAGGATTGAGCTAGAGGTGGCACCAGAAGTGTTGCAAAAATTAGCTAAAGCAGGTTTTAAACCTGAATTTGGCGCCAGAGAGCTAGAAAGGGTGATTAGAGAAAAGATAGAATCATTAGTGGCTCAAAAAATTATTCAGGGTCAGCTCAAAGCTGGTGCCAAAATTGTGATTCGAACAAAGGATTTGTAG
- a CDS encoding Hsp20 family protein, whose translation MADELKKRRQAKDLAQEKLARKLGISRQTLHSLETGKCKPSLVLLAKIENFFQTSWRDLFPNIASQYPLAIKKQTNQNNKEGFMRRRDFEKFFDFHFPHFKDFFALSWPEVWEKMGFVARVNLVDKGSFLELLVDLPGFKKDETEVEVMPREVLVRAKRREEKREKAKGVYYNEATAAEVSRRIALPSEIDPDKSKAELKDGRLRVVLPKLKSQESRTIKPE comes from the coding sequence ATGGCTGATGAATTGAAAAAAAGACGCCAAGCTAAGGATTTAGCTCAAGAGAAGTTAGCAAGAAAGTTGGGTATTTCAAGACAAACATTGCATTCTTTAGAGACAGGGAAGTGTAAGCCTTCTTTGGTCCTTTTAGCCAAGATAGAAAATTTTTTTCAAACTTCTTGGCGGGATCTTTTCCCCAATATTGCTTCCCAGTATCCTTTAGCAATAAAAAAACAAACTAATCAAAATAATAAGGAGGGTTTTATGCGAAGAAGGGATTTTGAAAAATTTTTTGATTTTCACTTTCCTCATTTCAAAGACTTCTTTGCTTTGTCTTGGCCAGAAGTGTGGGAGAAGATGGGGTTTGTGGCTAGAGTTAATTTAGTTGATAAAGGGAGTTTTTTGGAGTTATTAGTTGATCTTCCCGGCTTTAAAAAAGATGAAACAGAGGTAGAAGTAATGCCCAGGGAAGTTTTGGTCAGAGCTAAGAGAAGAGAAGAGAAAAGAGAAAAGGCAAAAGGTGTGTATTATAATGAAGCTACAGCGGCAGAGGTTTCCAGAAGAATAGCTTTGCCATCTGAAATAGATCCTGACAAAAGCAAAGCAGAGTTAAAAGACGGTCGCTTAAGGGTTGTTTTACCTAAGCTCAAGTCTCAAGAATCAAGAACTATAAAGCCTGAGTAA